TATCCTAACCATCAAACTGACacacaaaatattaattaattttaaaagctacGTATGCAGCTCCATCTCACGTCAGTTGAGAAATATAGAGAGGTGGTTGTTATCAGAATATAAATCTaaacaaatatgtatatttttatgaaggATACGTAAtctaacatttaaaaaaaaataaagttgcaaaagttgaaaattcatattaaaatacGACTTAACAGAAAAAGTAAACTATGCGAAGTGATAAGATTGAAATCTTAAAGGTAAGTCCATTTCTAATAGACTTAATTAGTATCTTATAATCGTCAGCTGCCATCATTGActattgaatttcaaattttctagcTCTGATTTTGTTGTTTcacttaaaagagaaaaaataattgatggttttttaaagatttaattataaaatttgccCCAAAATACAATATGGCATGTTTTTGTTGTACATAGTACATGGATAAAATGAgatgaaattgataatttaagtgatactttaaattaaaaatttaaatataatttaaaggttaattttgtattcAAACCTTTGTAATTATTGTTACTTAATCAAGAAAATTAGGAAATCCAAGGACTTCAAACACATTAATTGAGGATAGGTTTTATGGAACATTAAGAtcacataattaattttatttttgttcaataagatcacataattgaatttaactgaAGTGTTACGGAATTTGGATTACTAACAGATTAGAGGGCAATTTTCTCTAatgtttcttttcatttttcaagcagttactaaaattttcagttaatacagtgaaaatttcattttgttctctcaaaatatttataatccaaaaaaaaaaaagacagaagGAACAAATTTCCATTAAAACACTCATCAGCGACCTATATGAAGAACTGTATCTGTACTCGACAAGGAATTCACGGAAGGACCCGTCCCAACTGATGAAGAAAACGAAACTATACAATCTGAGGCTACGTTACTTGCTAAAGATACGTTAATAGCAGTGCTGTGAGGAGATAATGGTATGGTTTGAAGGATAGAAGATGGATTATTTTGGGCATTGTCTAGTGGTATATCAGGCAAACTGGCAGTGCCTTCCAGATAGCTCACCGCTTCTTTAATGGTGGGTCTCAAATCTGGTTTGGGGTTGGAACAAAGCAGGCCAAGTTTCAGAACCTTCTCAATCTCCTCCACCACGTAATTGCCTTGTAATCTTGGGTCGATAACATCAACAATGGCATCTCTTTTCCAGCACCTATTGACTAAATCAACTAGAAAAATGTCTCGGGGTGGTGCATTTGGTTCAAATGGCTTCCTCCCACAAGCAACTTCAAGAAGAAAAGCTCCGAAAGCAAACACATCGGCAGCTTTAGTAGCCCTTCCCATTCGGATGGATTCCGGATCGATATATCCTAGTGTTCCTACAAGGCGAGTCGTTTGTGGATCGCTGTCACGGTCGTACAATCTGGCAAGACCGAAATCTCCGAGCCGTCCATTTAGATTGGAATCTAAGAGAACGTTGCTGGCTTTGACGTCTCTATGGAGCACAACTTGTTCCCATTCTTCATGGAGATAAAGAAGAGCCGATGCCACCCCTTTGATGATTTGGAACCTTTGAAACCAAGTAAGGGTGGGTTTATCATCGTCGAAGAGGAACTTGTCAAGGCTGCCATTTTCCATAAGATCATATACCAAAATGAGTTCTTTCTTACGCCTGCAATACCCAAGAAGCCGCACCAAGTTCTTATGCCTTAGCCTTCCCATGCTAACAATCTCTGAAACAAACTCCTTCATCCCCTGATTTGTTTCATGGGATACTTTCTTTACTGCAATTTGTTCATTGGAATAAGGGAGTGTACCTTTATAAACTTTCCCGAAACCTCCCGATCCAAGAAGTTGCTTGTCTTTGAAACCTTTGGTCGCTTTGTACAGTGTCTTGTAAGAGAACCTTTGAGGTCCATATTCCTTTTCCCAGTCTTCATGTACTTCCTTGTATTTATTCATCCTGTAAACATATGCTGCTCCAATGATTATTAACAGCAAAGCAACAGCTGCAATGATCGAAATCAATCGAACTGTATTTCTTTGTCCACCATTTTTGGGAAGCTTTGGAAGCTTGGATATGTCAAGGCCTTGTGCTTCTCCGCTTCTATTGAAGCTCCAGCCCAGAATATAATGGCTACTACTAGTGCTTTGAATTGAACCAGTTGCAGCAGAGAAACCAACATACATGACATCCTTTAGAATACCCGAGAGATCGATTGATGTCGACAAGAGAGGCTGGTCTGGTTTTGGGGTTTTATCTGGCGCCAAGGTTATGTTGAGCAGTTCTTCTTCACCATTGTAGTCTATCCAAACCTGTATTGGATGTCCATTTTTGAGGTACAAAGTCGTATTCTTCCTTTCTTCATTAGAAAAATATCCTGCCCGAACGGATTTGTTTGATTTCACGCCATTCAGATCAATTCCTACATGATTGTCATCTATGTCGCCCATGTCAATACTGCGGATGGTATCAAACTCCACAGCGAagaaatggttggaggaaatgCCATTGTTTGACTCATTAACGAGTCCCAGAAATTCGACTGCCTCAGCATGGCTAAAATCCGTGGATTCTGATATGACAAAGGCAAGTCCATGGCCACTAGATTCTTTGGATCCAGGAACGATGGCGATTACGAAATTCGTGGAGAAGGAAAGAGATCCAGCTGAACTTGAAGACGAAGAAACATTGAAGTTTATAGGAGATAGGTAGAAAGCATGGCCTTTCAGCGATTCTAAATTATTGGTGAGCTGCAATAGACCATTGGAGCTGATGTTGGCACTCCCATCAAGTTGTAGTTTCGCATCACGGAAGCCATGGTTATAAATGAATTCTTCAGCTTCTTGAGCCTCTGCCATGGAAATCACAGCCACCAGGCACGAAAACAGCCAAAAATGGACTGATGTAAAAGCAGGAGCCATTGTTAAAAGACTGAAAAGCTTACTGGGTGTTACTGTTTAAGAGAAGAACCTGCATAacataaactttttatttatttcctggACCAACAACTTGCAgcaatttattaaatgaatctGTCAAGAATAATCTTATGTATAATAATTCAacgattttaattttgaaagattCAATAGACAAAATTATCGAAATCATGCATGTCACACCAAATAATTACATCATGTATTTTTCAGGTTAACATAtacaaattagtttttaatagtaaaataaataaaaattttaatagaaaaacctgtttactttttatttaacatataaggataaatttgtctattttt
This genomic window from Gossypium raimondii isolate GPD5lz chromosome 10, ASM2569854v1, whole genome shotgun sequence contains:
- the LOC105776912 gene encoding L-type lectin-domain containing receptor kinase SIT2, giving the protein MAPAFTSVHFWLFSCLVAVISMAEAQEAEEFIYNHGFRDAKLQLDGSANISSNGLLQLTNNLESLKGHAFYLSPINFNVSSSSSSAGSLSFSTNFVIAIVPGSKESSGHGLAFVISESTDFSHAEAVEFLGLVNESNNGISSNHFFAVEFDTIRSIDMGDIDDNHVGIDLNGVKSNKSVRAGYFSNEERKNTTLYLKNGHPIQVWIDYNGEEELLNITLAPDKTPKPDQPLLSTSIDLSGILKDVMYVGFSAATGSIQSTSSSHYILGWSFNRSGEAQGLDISKLPKLPKNGGQRNTVRLISIIAAVALLLIIIGAAYVYRMNKYKEVHEDWEKEYGPQRFSYKTLYKATKGFKDKQLLGSGGFGKVYKGTLPYSNEQIAVKKVSHETNQGMKEFVSEIVSMGRLRHKNLVRLLGYCRRKKELILVYDLMENGSLDKFLFDDDKPTLTWFQRFQIIKGVASALLYLHEEWEQVVLHRDVKASNVLLDSNLNGRLGDFGLARLYDRDSDPQTTRLVGTLGYIDPESIRMGRATKAADVFAFGAFLLEVACGRKPFEPNAPPRDIFLVDLVNRCWKRDAIVDVIDPRLQGNYVVEEIEKVLKLGLLCSNPKPDLRPTIKEAVSYLEGTASLPDIPLDNAQNNPSSILQTIPLSPHSTAINVSLASNVASDCIVSFSSSVGTGPSVNSLSSTDTVLHIGR